Within the Peromyscus maniculatus bairdii isolate BWxNUB_F1_BW_parent chromosome 2, HU_Pman_BW_mat_3.1, whole genome shotgun sequence genome, the region AACACATTTCTTACAGAGTGGCAAGTTGTGTATAGGTTATagaggagtaaaaaaaaaatcacaggaaaatGTGGTCCTCTtctgaaaatgtgttttaattaggCAAAAGATGCATCAggacaaataatttttaaaacaacgTCTCCAAGTCAGACACTGAGACTGGCAAAGggtaagcaaagaaaaaaaaatcatagataaAATATCCAGAAGAAAGGCATAGCTATTTGCAATTACATGTTAGAAATCAGAATTTTGACAGTGAAAAAgttgtttaaatatttcataaacttGTAGTGAGATTTCCAATTAGGCAGTTTCAAAGAAGTTAACTAGCtgcttaaaaataagaaacaaaacaaagtgataGTAAACCAGCCAGGACGGCCAAGCACCTGACTGACCAGGTAAAGGCGGCATGGGAAGGCCTCCCTGCTGGCTCGCTCGCCCTCTGGCTCACACTCACTGTAGATTTGCGGCTCCCCCCACTCCATTTGCCTCCATCAGGCTCAAAACCTCATTTCTTCCATAGAACCTGGCCACATCGAAGGCGGTATCCCCCTTGTGATTCCGATGCCCCACATTGCTGGCCGTGTGCTTCACAAGGAACTCCACCACAGGGAGGTGGCCTTCTTTGGCAGCCAAGTGCAAGGGCAGGTTCCCTTCATTATCTTCGATGTTAACATCAGCTTGAAACTCCAACAGAGCCTGTACAGTGTCCAGGAAACCTGCTCTGGCTGCATCATGAATGACAGCGAAACCAGTTCGGTCTTTCAAATTGGGATTAGCACCTCTGAGTAGAAGTCTCCTGGCAATCTCCGGATTTCCAAGTTTCATAACCTAGGAAAGAAGTTAAAGATGGGAGAATCCCTCCAGCTCTGGAGCTACAGCAATATTTAAAGACATCTAtctgtcctattctggccattatTTTTGATTCAGTACTTGAAGAAGACTTATACCACAGAGTTTGAAGGAGGGTGTAGCAGGCAAGTACCAGTTggtaaaaatagaagaaaagtacAAAAATTGATCTTATTagtcaataaaaatattctaaataagcCCAGATGTGGGATAAATTGATCAATAAAACAATATTTCTGCAACATGAATAAATTTGATGGCTAATTTGGTTTTTTATCTAATTTGATGGCTAACTTGCTTCTTTATCTTTCATGAAGACCTGTgtagttttttgctttttttttcttcttgaattccctaaaataaaagaaatgtaatttgGTATTTAAGTAAAGACTCCTATTTGTTTATTCATGCTCATAAAATATACCTGGGGTTATTAATTCTGGAAGATTAAATGGGAGTAAAATTTATTTCCTAGTAGCTACTGAAAACAAATGATGGTGGGTTTCTTTAAACCCCCAGATAAATGTCACTTAGTGTAGAAATGATCCTTTAAAATCCCAGAGTTGACATGTTCTTAAATGATATGTTTTACAAGTTCCTTCCAAATAGATATTGCCTGAAATTTttaagcatgatttttttttctttacaggcTATAAATATTGGCTACTAGAAACATTCCACGGCTAGAATTCATTTCAAATTACAGAATATCACTGAGTTATTAAGGTATTAATTAAGCCACTGAGTTCTACATTGCTTATTATATCCATTTATTTCAAGCTAAGTTGGTGATCTGCCTTATATTAGAGGGAAATGCCTGCATGGCCACCATTCTTAAGAAAATCCAACAGCCACCctactgtattagtcaggatttctCAGTGTTCTAACTAGCCTTCTGATATTCAAGtaagcaaaagtaaaaataagaaatttaatgtgtgtgttggAACAGACAGCTCTATCCTGTGGTTTGAGTCATTTAATAATCAACTGGTGATCCTGTCTAATTTCCGTTTGCACTCATAACATTTAAGAAGAGCTATTTGTAAACTAACAATATTTTGAAGGCCAGAATGTAGTATCAATACTTGCTAGCAAGGcacaaaataatttatatgaCAAAGACTTATTTACTGTTGTTTAagtgtattatattttaaaagatgtctgTTAAAGATCTCTCataagtaaaaatgtatgtataacAGCACTtgagaataaaatatatattatttacttGTAAAAAATATTATTCTTGTGTGAAAAATATTATTATCATTAATCTACCAGAAAATTCCAGCATTTGAACTAGTTTCAGTTATACTTAGGTATATTCATAAGAATCCAAGTTATATAATAATAAGTGAGCTACTTACTAGACACTCAATATCTATTAGAGTAAAAAAGTAATACATTTGAAAACATGCACAAAGTTGATTTgatctctttaaaatgtttttaaagaattgcaaattagtaaaatatatttagaatgaATAATACTTTATAAGTGCAAGTTACACACTTTGTCATTATATTAagtttcttctttaataaaacCCTCTCACCCCTTGATTTAGAGCAGTAGAAAAATGACCCAAAATTTATTTTTCCAGAACCTCCATGAAATATATTGTCtggttattaaaaattaatagtctaattttaatttttttcatatctcCCTAAAACCGTAGTCACATTTAAAGAGTTAAAGTGAGTAAAACAAGAAACAAGCACCTTAGATCTTTGCAAAGCAAATGTACGATGGTCTTTGATTATTCTGATTGAAAacaatatcaaaagaaaaaggcTTCTACAGTTGAGTAAGAAACATAATCACAGATTAAAATTTGCCATCTTTGGCAGAAAGTAACAGTAATACTACAAATGATTTTGAAGAAAGTTCTTTCTGATGACACAATTTCAGAGTCAGGATTATGTATACTGAAAAAGACTCTCAGTTGTGTGTGCTTGCTTCATTATACATCCTGATATTAAGCTACAATAAGTGGGTATTATCTAAGTTTGTTAATATAAACAAAAGTGgatgcttattattttttaaatgtttgtcagAATTTAATTATCTTCATTACCCAACTGCCCTGTTTGCAAAAGATTCTGAACACAGATGAAGTGGCTCATACTTCGTGAAACTGACCTAATCTTTTGACTTTCAACAGAAAACCTTTCAGTATCTGGAGTGTAGGGCACTGCTACCATCACCAAACCAGCACAAAAGTATTAGGTGGTAAGAcgaaaacaaaaccctttccttATTTAATCTACCTGAATCAAGATAAATATGTTTGTGTCTCTGCATAAGCCTCCTCAATAGTAAAAATTTTGCAAGGCCAGGTGTATTCTGACTTAAAATATACAGACCGTGTGAGCTTCCACTGTGGTTATCTCCTGGCActtatatttctgattttttaaacagaaacaaagctCTCTAATGCCTTTACCCCAGTGGATTTTCAAAAGCTGCTCGTGGTAAGGAAAAGCTCCCAGGAGTACCATCAGAACACCAATAAAAGCAACTAGTGGAGATCACTTTTccaactctttgtttctatgCCTTTCAGCAAAGTTACATGACAACATTCGGAGGAGGAAAAAATATTATCAGGTCCATCCTCAGCAGCTGGACATGTGTCAGTTGTTGCCTGTAAATCTAATTACTGAAAATCAGAGCATACCACCGCATGACCACgaggataataaaaaaaactactgcTCAGCTCTGATTAGaaaattcaactttttatttCTCCTCACTCCTGAATATTAGGTACCATATTAACTGTGAAATGTACATCCTGTCCTGGTGCCCAGGCTATCCCATTCCAAACGAGGAAAGGTCGTTTGTTAAGACATGAAGCAGCTGAAGGAAAAACACCCTTCCTAGTAGTCAAGGAAATTAACTTTAAAGTCAATTATTAGGAACAAAATAGGTAAAAACCACTATTAGCTGTGTATTTACTTCAAATAAGAGTCATAATAATGTGCTTAAAGAGCTATCTGAAACAACacagcacaaaacaaacagatttcGACGCTAAGACTACTTTAAAATCTCCACTGTCACAAAAACATTCCAAAAATTATGACCAAACCTACGATTCTCTTGATATCGAGGATGTTATTGGGTTTGACGAGTTTCTCCAAAGTACGTCATTTTGGGGAGTTGGGTCCacttaaagatataaaatatggcAACCAAGTAGGTTTTAAAACGGTGAAGATTTGTACCCCTCAAAATTTAAATGCTGTCATTTTAGAAACCCAGGCAACCTTATTAACTTGTTTTTCCCCACCTCTGTGGATACCAACCTGCAGCGCAGTTCTCCCAAATCCATTTTGAGCGTTGACGTTTACATTATTTTGCAACAAACTAGTAAGTTGCTCTAGGTCCCCCCTGGCAGCTGCGGACGCCAACTCGTTCCCCCAAGGCTCGGCCATTCTTTAGGGTCCTGACGATCGGGAAAAGACGATTAGTTGCTTCTCCTTTCCCACTTTCCTTTGCTCCTAATCAGGCTGCATGATGGCATCGGAGGCTGACAGAAGGACTGGGATGGTTAATCTGGAGTAGAGCTTGGTAGTAAATACTAGTAAGGTCGGCCTGCCAAAAGCCCGCCCCTCGATTCACACGTGATTATTCAGCAAAACTGAGCCCATTGGAGAGGGGCTCTTCTCCTAGCTTTTTAGCTTTAACCCCTAAGAAGGATTCTGGCGATTCaacagagacacatacagacacacaggcattcTTGATTAATTACTCTGGACGTGAGATGTAGGCAGAGCTGACACGTACCTAAGCTTCACAGTTCTGTGAGGAGGATGTGCGGAGCCTTAAGGGACTAGATCAGCTCAGAAAACACCGCGGGAGAGAAAGTattggagagaagaaaaggctttAACCCACCCTTGTTCACGATGGTGACTTGAGGCAGAACTTCAGGGGCAGGTCCTCCGCAGGGCTCGCTTTCCATCCGTCTCGCCGAAGGGGGTAGTTCCGAGTGCTGCTCGCCAGTAGAGCGCCGCGATGGCTGGATGCTGACGTGCTGGGGGGGTTAAAGATGATCGCCGAAGGCAGACCGGAGCAGCAGTTCCGTGGCCCTCAACTCTCGGGTCTCAACGACTCCCCAGCGGGCTCGGCGCCTTCAGAAGAGCCCCCGGAGCCCGCCCGCCGGGCTGCCGCAGCCCCGCCGAGCCTCAGAGGCCGTGGGAGCCGGGCAGGGCGCAGGTCTCCGGAGGCTGGTGGGCGCGCGGCAGGCCCCCGCCAAGCCCGTCATGCCGGTCCCGCCGGGTCCCGGGACTCCCGGCAGCCTGAGGAAGGAGCAGGGCGACGAGGGACGCGTCTACCGGGCTCCGGTCGCTGTGGCAGCTCGCCGTAGCATCGCGGCTGCACCGGGCCAGCTCGCCAGTAACTTCCCGCCTACGACCGAACTAGCTCAGGCTCTCCACTGCAAGCGCTCGCTGAGCGGCGGTCGTCGCCTCTGCAGCGGTCTTTCCCTCTTCTCCGATTTTCCGGGGGGCTCCGGTGATGGGAAGGGTCCTTGGAAGTAGAGGCGGTCGCCACAGTTCCCGGGCGCAGCCAGTCCCGCCGATTTCTTGGCGTCCGTCCAGCAGCAGCTCGGGCGCTGGGTGCCACTTGGCCAGTTCTTCGCGGTCCTCCGGCCTGTGCCCCTAGTCTGTGCCGCGGACAGGGCAGCGGCGGCCAGCCAGCTGGGTCCCGGAGCCGACCCAGGCAGAGCCCGTCCCTCCCGAGCTGCGGCTGACAGTTTCTTTTGTAGTCCGACTCCCCAAAATCTCGGAGAGCTGCTCCCTTCCCGGCTTCAGGCACTTGCGCGTCTTCCCCCCTTTAGgatctttcccttccctctctcctttgctTCTTTTTCCGCTGGAGCAACTGCTGCTTCGGTTGCCTCTGCTGAGACGGTGCCGGTTTCTTATCCCTTTTTTCCGACCTCATCAgctttttttgaaaagaaaaaaattgagcgCTTTTTGAGTTGAAAAACCCGCCCCCATTTTAACGGCAGAGTTTTAAGGAGGCTCCGTGGAGTTAGCGCGCCGCGGGAGCGGGAAGGCCGGGCACCGCCCACGCCCCGCCCTCCGCCCTGGCGGCGCACTGGCCGGCGGCGCGCTCGCCCCGCCCCCGCGGCCCCGCGCTCTCCTCTGCCCGCGCAGGGCCTGGGTCCGCGGGGCGGCGGGCCGCGGGGTTCCTGCCCACCGGGCGCCCCTGCCCAAGCCGGGTCGGGGCCGCCCGGACGGGCCCTGCTGGGCTGGGGCTGACTGGCTGCAGCCCGCGACGCCGAGCCCCTAGCGGGCGGGACCCCGGCGGTGGTAACCCGGCGCCGGCTGAGGCTCTAGAGGCTCCGCGGCCCTACCGCTGGCGGGCGGAGAGCGCTCGGGCGCTCCTGGCGTCTCCTCTGCTGGACCCGGGCAGCTCCCGGCCTCCGCGCTCCCGGGCCAGGCCCGCGGATTGGAGCGGCCTGGCCTGCGGCTGTTGCCTCCTCCTCCGGGAGCGCGCTCTGGCTGAACCCCTTTGCTCCACCGCAGGCCTTGGCACCTGTCAGGTCATTGCCAGGGCTGCGGAGGCGACCCGACTGACAGCGCCAGACAGAAGTCTTGTAGACTGAGTTGTAGGAGAACGGAAAGTATGTTACGAGAAATCACGATGAACTTAGAAGCTTTAAAGTTCCAGGGTCTAGAAAATGTGACTTCTCTTCttgagggaaagggagaaatgggaTTAATTTTAAGCAAAGTTTACAGTAAGTTAGAAAACAAACCAGCACGGTTGTATGTGAGCAAAATGAAACCAAGCAAAAAATGACAAGTGGTCTAATTAGAACCAGCCATGGCACATATATCAAGCAACATCTGTACCCAGTTCCATGGAGTAAAATGGAAGTATTAAAAACAAGCCAGAAACATCTGGGTAATCATCTTGAAGCAGGTTGGCTGTTAGGGAAAGTTGAAACTAGCAAGAATTTGGCAGTGTTTCTTGAAATTGTTAAGGGGAGAAAAACCAGCTATTTTCTGGTGTGACTAAAGCTGAATATTGTAAATCAGGTAACAACAACCAAAGAAATGAACTCCttaaaagcaaacattttaacATTATAATATTTAGGATTCCATGTATACTGTATACTCGATCATTCTGGGAACTATGAGATTTTAGTTCAGCTGGAAGTTGTGATAGGACATTGGCACTGTTAAAGTGATACCTGGCACTAATCCAATTTACAAACATTGCCTTCTACAATTTAATGGCATCTTGCTTGGGGAAAATATGGTaatgagaaagaataaaattgtATGTATTCTGTAAAACATGAGTGTACATATGTTCTGACttttatcaaataaaatactTGTGTTGTGAAAGAAAACTCATGATTTAGGGTGCTTTTATCCAGGCAAGCCTACAGCTCcttatgtatctcaggctggcttatTGTAATCTAGAAGCAGCCTGGTATGGCTGGATTACAAGTATGCAGTACTGTACCTTGTTGTATTAAGAGTTTTTggagctgggcgttggtggcgcatgcctttaatcccagcacttgggaggcagaggcaggcggatctctgagttcgaggccagcctggactacagagtgagttccaggaaaggcacaacacagagaaaccctgtctcaaaacttgaaaaaccaaaaagtttgGAGGCCCTAAGAACGAAGATTTTAACATCCCATCACCCATAggtaatatgtaaataaatataaaaatgatatggTACCTGCAAATAAGGAaaagcagctgggtgtggtggcccatgactttaatcctagcagttgggaggcCAGGGCAAGcagactctgagtttgaggctggctggtctacattgtgagttccaggatagggcTACGttagagataccctgtctcaaaataaataaatacatcactaattttaaaaaggagcaaAAACAGTTCAATAAAGTTCTGCTCttccgctgggcggtggtggtggtgcacgcctttaatcccagcactcgggaggcagagccaggcggatctctgtgagttcgaggccagcctgggctaccaagtgagttccaggaaaggcgcaaaagctacacagagaaaaaaaacaaaacaaaaaaaaattctgctctTCCTATGACTTCAGTTGCTCTTcttaaaatattaactttttaGGTTCGTTTAAAAAACTTGTGTGGCCTACCATGAGAGGGAGCACATTCCTGaggaccaggacccagaggtgggTTACCCcggagacctaggatagaaccaaacagactggcaaaaaaaaaaaaaaaaaaaaaaaaagagtcaatgaaatgattcctaatgattctctgctatactcatagattggtgcccagcccagctgtcatcagagaggcttcatccagcaactgatgggagcagatgcagagatccacagccagacattaggcagagctctggaatcctgtggaagagggggaacaaagattgtaggagctagtggggtaaaggacaccacaagaaaacccacagaaccaactaacctaggctcataggggctcacagagactgaactgacaaccagggagcctgcatgggactgacctaggccctctgcatatatgttacagttgtgtaacttggtcttcatgTGAGACCCtgaacagtgggagcaggggctgtctctgttatctgcttttgggacccattcctcctggattgcctcatccagccttaacagAAGAAGatgtgcctagtctcactgcaacttgatataccatggctggctgatagcCATGGGAGGCCCTCTGGTTTCTGAAGAGATAGAGGAGGATTAGTGAATGGGGGCGggaagtggtggtggggggaggggaaaactttgacatataaaaacaaaacaacaaaacttatgtgtcagggcagtggtggcatgtgcctttgaatcctatcacctgggaggcagaggcaggtggatctctgtgagttcaaggccagcctggtctacagagctagttctaggacagccagggctacccaaagAAACtcggtcttgaaaaaccaaaactaaagagtaaataaaaacgtgtgtgtgtgtgtgtgtgtgtgtgtgtgtgtgtgtgtgcgcgcgcgcgcatcaGGACAGAGGAGGGGCATTGAATTCCCTGATACAGTGAGCTGTCTTATGAGGCTGGTGGTGGGAAACAAACGCTGGGCCTTTGCAaaggcagcaagtgctcctaactactaagccatctctgcaaCCCAAAATACTGCTTAAGaaagggtttgggtttttttttgtttttgtttttgtttttttgggtgggggggtagttttggttttgtttggtgcCTAAGAGTGTGCTTCCTCTGCCTACTCTGAGAAGCAGAACTGGCAGCACACAGTTCAGTCCAGCTGAGAGAGCTTAAATAAGCACAATGAAGGGCTACCGATGAAGAtccactcctctctccctccctctccttccctccccccttccttttcacatcc harbors:
- the Cdkn2c gene encoding cyclin-dependent kinase 4 inhibitor C produces the protein MAEPWGNELASAAARGDLEQLTSLLQNNVNVNAQNGFGRTALQVMKLGNPEIARRLLLRGANPNLKDRTGFAVIHDAARAGFLDTVQALLEFQADVNIEDNEGNLPLHLAAKEGHLPVVEFLVKHTASNVGHRNHKGDTAFDVARFYGRNEVLSLMEANGVGGAANLQ